Below is a window of Pseudomonas sp. B21-040 DNA.
GCAGACTTTTCACGAATTTCATATTGTTATTCTCCTGCCTGGCGTACCAGGCATTCGTGACGCAGGCGGTGCAGTCGCATCCATCGGTTCAAGCGGCGGTAAGTTGTACGGCCCTAATCCAGATATCGGCCCTCCATGGCTTGGCAGTTCCTACAAACAGGACTGGAAAAATCATCGCGTTGCACCGGCTAGCAGAGTACCCGCCTCGTTACATTTGCCGTGTCACCGACCCAATCGGCTCAATCGACTTTTCAGCGCCCATTAAAAAGCCCCCGGCCCGGGAGCGCTTTTCATTTTGCGACAGTCTCTTGGCTATTCATGACAGCGCCTTTTCGAAGTCCTGCAGTCCAATGGCGTGGGACAAACCCAATCAATATCGACTTACGGTTTTTCGTTCCTTTTGACTGATTTGCAGTCGCGTGAATGCCAAAGGCATGTATCCCTCGCAGGCGACTGCGTGAAGTCTCAGCCTCCCAACTGAAACCGCGGCGCAGAGCGCTGGCTGTCATCAGTCGAATCGATGTGCGAATAGTCATAAGTGAACGATTGAGCCCGCTGCCCTTATGGTGACGACTTGGGAGGTGATTCAAATGTGTCGACAATGCAGTTGATTGACCTGCGGATAATCATTATATTCCGGCTCAATCACGAGATAGTGTCGACAATATCCACCGTTGCCGAAAACCTCCGATTGGCGCAGATGCAGATCTGTGCCTTCCCGATTCCGGGACAGAACACCTTTTGCAGGCGCAGTTGATTGGATAGTTTCGGGTGGTCACCCTCGACAACCGAAAAACTGCACCTGCCTTTATTTTTGCGGGCGCACGCTGTTCGCTCACTCAACAACACGCGGTATGACAGGAGAAACCCAGTGCTTGAGACCTACGTACAACAATTACAAGCACGTGCCGAGCAAGGGCTTCCACCCTTGGCGCTCAACGCCGAGCAAACTGCAGGCCTTATCGAGCTGCTGAAGAATCCCCCGGCTGGCGAAGAAGCTTTCCTCGTTGACCTGATCACCCATCGCGTTCCACCTGGCGTGGACGAAGCAGCCTATGTCAAGGCCGGCTTCCTGTCCGCCCTCGCCAAAGGCGAAGCCAAATCCCCCCTGATCGACAAGAAGCGCGCTGTTGAACTGCTCGGCACCATGCAGGGCGGCTACAACATCGTGACTCTGGTCAACCTGCTGGACGACGCCGAACTGGCACCAGTAGCTGCCGAAGAACTCAAGCACACCCTGCTGATGTTCGATGCCTTCCACGACGTTGCTGAACGCGCCAAGAACGGTAACGTTCACGCTAAAGGCGTGCTGCAGTCCTGGGCTGACGGCGAGTGGTTCAAGAACCGCCCGACCCTGGCCGACAAGATCAGCCTGCGCGTGTTCAAGGTCACCGGCGAAACCAACACCGACGACCTGTCCCCTGCTCCAGATGCCTGGTCCCGTCCAGACATCCCGCTGCACGCCCTGGCCATGCTGAAAATGGCCCGCGACGGCATCGTCCCTGACGCCCAAGGCGTTACCGGCCCGATGAAGCAGATCGAAGAAATGCGCGGTCAAGGCTTCCCGATCGCCTACGTCGGTGACGTGGTCGGTACCGGTTCCTCGCGTAAATCGGCGACCAACTCCGTATTGTGGTTCTTCGGTGACGACGTACCTTACGTGCCGAACAAGCGTGCTGGCGGTTTCTGCTTCGGCAGCAAAATCGCTCCGATCTTCTACAACACCATGGAAGATGCCGGCGCCCTGCCAATCGAATTCGACGTGTCGAACATGCACATGGGCGACGTGATCGACCTGTACCCGCATGCGGGCAAAGTCTGCAAACACGGTACCGACGAAGTCCTGACCACCTTCGAAATGAAGACCCCGGTGCTGTTGGACGAAGTTCGTGCTGGCGGCCGTATTCCGCTGATCATCGGCCGTGGCCTGACCGACAAGGCTCGCGCCGAACTGGGTCTGCCAGCGTTCGACCTGTTCAAACTGCCGGAAGCCCCGGCTGAAAGCACCAAGGGTTACACCCTGGCGCAGAAAATGGTCGGCAAGGCTTGCGGCGTAGCCGGTGTGCGTCCTGGCACCTACTGCGAACCGAAGATGACCACCGTAGGTTCCCAGGACACCACCGGTCCAATGACCCGTGACGAACTGAAAGACCTGGCGTGCCTGGGCTTCTCGACGGATCTGGTGATGCAGTCCTTCTGCCACACTGCGGCTTATCCAAAGCCTGTGGATGTGACGACTCACCACACCCTGCCGGATTTCATGCGTAACCGCGGCGGCGTTTCGCTCAAACCGGGCGACGGCATCATTCACAGCTGGCTGAACCGCATGCTGCTGCCGGACACCGTCGGTACCGGTGGCGATTCGCACACCCGTTTCCCGATCGGTATTTCGTTCCCGGCGGGCTCTGGATTGATTGCGTTCGCCGCCGCCACCGGCGTCATGCCGCTGGACATGCCCGAGTCAGTCCTGGTGCGTTTCAAAGGCAAGATGCAACCGGGCATCACCCTGCGTGACCTGGTTCATTCGATCCCTTACTACGCCATTAAGGCCGGTCTGCTGACCGTCGAGAAGAAAGGCAAGATCAACGCCTTCTCCGGCCGCATCCTGGAAATCGAAGGCCTGGACAACCTGACCGTGGAGCAAGCGTTCGAACTGTCCGACGCTTCCGCTGAACGTTCCGCCGCTGGCTGCACGATCAAACTCCCGGAAAAGGCCATTACCGAGTACCTGACCTCCAACATCACCCTGCTGCGCTGGATGATCGGCGAAGGCTACGGCGACGCCCGCACCCTGGAGCGTCGTGCTCAAGCGATGGAAGCCTGGCTGGCCAAACCAGAGCTGCTGCAAGCGGACAAAGACGCTGAATACGCAGAAGTCCTCGAGATCGACCTGGCACAGATCACGCAACCGATCCTGTGCGCACCGAACGACCCTGACGACGCCCGTCTGTTGTCGTCCGCTGAAGGTCAGAAGATCGACGAAGTGTTCATCGGTTCGTGCATGACCAACATCGGTCACTTCCGCGCTGCCGGCAAATTGCTGGAACAGGTCAATGGAGCACTGCCAACCCGCCTGTGGCTGTCGCCACCGACCAAAATGGACGCTCACCAACTGACCGAGGAAGGCTACTACGGCATCTACGACAAGGCCGGCGCACGCATGGAAATGCCGGGTTGCTCGCTGTGCATGGGTAACCAGGCCCGCGTTGAGCCGAACAGCACCGTGGTGTCGACGTCGACCCGTAACTTCCCGAACCGTCTGGGTGACGGCGCGAACGTCTACCTGGCTTCGGCTGAGCTGGCGTCTGTTGCTTCCATCCTGGGTCGCCTGCCGACCGTCGAGGAGTACATGGAATACGCGGGCAAGATCGACAGCATGGCGGCCGATGTCTACCGCTACCTGTCCTTCGACCAGATCGCCGAGTTCCGTGAAGTCGCTGCGAACGCCAACATTCCGGTCGTTCAAGCCTAACGCTGCAACGCCATAGAAAACGCCGCCCTTCGTGAGAGGGGCGGCGTTTTTTTATGCCTTACTCTTTCTGCCCAATCATGAGATTGAGCGACTGCCCGCATCCTGCGTTTACAGATACCAGCGATATTCCCGCGCGCTGATCTCCTGCATGAACGCCAGATGGTCCTGACGTTTGTTCTCGCAATAAACATTCACGAACTCAGCCCCCAGACCTTCACGCAATTGCGGTTGATGCTGCATTGCGCGCACGCCTTCGAGCATTTCCTTTGGAAAGTCGACGCCACTGTTGCGGTCTTCGTTCAACGGCAAGATCGGTTCTTTGCCCGCGTCCAGTCCGTGTTCCAGGCCCACCAGAATCGCCGCCAATACCAGATATGGATTGGCATCGGCGCCTGCCAGACGATGTTCGATGCGCAGGTTCTTCGAGTCCGACTCAGGGATGCGCAGGCACGCATCGCGATCTTCAAAACCCCAGCTCGCTTGGGTGGCGATGTTGGTCGTGCCGCCCAAGCGTCGATAGGCATTCTGGTTCGGGGCGAAAACCGGCATGCAATGCGGCAGCAGTTCCAGGCAACCGGCCACGGCGTGACGCAACGATCGCTGTTCATTGGCCGCCAGAATGTTATTGCCAGCCGCATCGTAAAGGCTGACATGTACGTGCATGCCGCTACCCGGGTGCTGCAAGTAAGGTTTGGCCATGAAACTGGCGCGATAGCCGTGCTTGAGGGCAACACCGCGGCTGCTGCGGCAAAACAGGGCGGCCCAGTCCGCCGCGCGCAAGCCGTCGTCCAGGTGACCGAAATTGATCTCGAACTGCCCCGGCCCGAGCTCGGCGGTAATCACCGTGCTGTCGATGCCCTGGGCACGCGATGCCTCGACCATTTCATCGAGTACCGGGGCAAAACGTGACAGCCGCTCGATGTGCATATTGGGTTGATCGTCGGCATCGTCTGTCAGCCCGTCGCGGGGAAACTGCGGTAGCCCGTCGCGCAGCTTTTTATCGAACAGGTAGAACTCCAGCTCAAATGCCACGACTGGATGAATGCCTTTACCGGCGAGGCGGTCCAGAACCTGGGCCAATACCTGGCGCGGTTCGAACACGATGGGGTTATCCGTGCCGTCCGAGGTAATCAGCATTTGCCCCAGCGGTTGGCCTTCCCAGGTCACAGGCTTGAGTGTGCCGGGTACCAGGCGACGCAGCGCATCGGGATCGCCGTCGTTGAAGCAGTAATCGCCGATCTTGAACAATCCGCCTTGCACGCCCAGCAGCACACAGTTCTGCGGCAGTTTCAGCGCGCTGCCGGCCGCCACCTTTTCCAGCATGTCCACAGGATAACGCTTGCCGTAGAAATGCCCTGGAATATCCAGGGAAATCAGGTCGACATAGCGCACCTCAGGATAGCGTTGGCGAAAGGCGCGCACCTCGGCCAACAGGTCAGAGCAGGTAGCATCCATCATTGTGGGTCCTTGTCTTTTCATCAGGTGTAAACCCAAAGCACTCGCGTGAGATGCTCGGTGAGGTTGCCGTAGCGGCAACGGGTATGGCTGTCGAACTGAAAGCTGTCGCCAGCCACTAATTTGACGGGGTCCTCGTCGTCGCCCAACCACAGCGTCAGCTCGCCTTCGAGCACGTAACCCCCTTGCTCGGAGCTGTCAGTCAAATGCCGGTCGCCACTGCTGGCACCGGCTTCAAGGTGACTTTCGAGCATCGAAAACGATGCGCGGATCTTTGGCGAAACCAGAATGTCGGTAATGCCGTTGGCGAAGTACAACGTGCGGCGTTCGTCCGGCCGGGTGACCCATGGCAATTCCTTGGGTTTTGGCAGGCTGTAGAAGTACGTCGTCGGTACGTCCAGGGTTTCACTGATCGCCGTCAGGTCGGCCACCGTGGGCCGTGACAGGCCACGTTCGACCTGCGACAGGAAGCCCACGGAACGGCCGATTTTGTCGGCCAGTTCCTTCAAGGTGTATTTCTTGTGCTTGCGCAGATCGTGAATAAGGATCGCCAGCGCAGCGATTTCTTCTTGCTTGTTCATGCCTGGATTTCCAGTTGATGACTCATCAAATACTGTCACGCAGTCGATACCAGGCTTTGCCGATGGCTTCCAGCGGCGCAGCCAGGTATTTGCCGCCGGGAAAACTGCCGTTGTTCAAACCCTGGTACAAGGACAATTCATCGTCCTGGCCAAGAATCGCGTCGGACACGGCGCGGGCAGCGGCCAGTGTCGGCAGCACGCCATGCCCGGAATAGCCTTGCATCCAGTAGCGATTCCCTGACTGGCCAATGTCCGGCGTTCGTTTCAGGGTCAAGTCGATGTGCCCGCCCCAGGCGAATTCCAGGGCTACGCCTTTGAGCTGCGGGAACACTCGTTCCAGGAAGGGACGCGTGGCCCCGGCAATGTCCTTTGGCATACCGCCCAGATACGTGCAGCCGCCGCCGAACAGCAGGCGGTTGTCGGGCGTGCGCCGGAAATAATCGAGGACAAACTGGTTGTCGGTGACGCAGACATTGCTCGGCAACAGCGCGGTGGCCTGCTCGGGAGACAGGGGCGCGGTGGCCACTTGATAAGTCCCGACCGGTAATACGCAACGGGCCAGTTTCGGGTCGAGCCGGTCCAGATACGCATTGCACGCCAGCACCAGAACGTCTGCCCGAATGGTCCCGTGTTCGGTGTTCACCCGGTAACGACCGCCCTCCTCTTGATAGCTCAATGCTTTGCTTTGTTCATGGATGCGGCCGCCCGCCTTTTCGATGGCGGTGGCCAGGCCGATGGCCAGTTTCAGCGGGTTCAGATGACCGCCCTCGGGA
It encodes the following:
- the acnB gene encoding bifunctional aconitate hydratase 2/2-methylisocitrate dehydratase, whose product is MLETYVQQLQARAEQGLPPLALNAEQTAGLIELLKNPPAGEEAFLVDLITHRVPPGVDEAAYVKAGFLSALAKGEAKSPLIDKKRAVELLGTMQGGYNIVTLVNLLDDAELAPVAAEELKHTLLMFDAFHDVAERAKNGNVHAKGVLQSWADGEWFKNRPTLADKISLRVFKVTGETNTDDLSPAPDAWSRPDIPLHALAMLKMARDGIVPDAQGVTGPMKQIEEMRGQGFPIAYVGDVVGTGSSRKSATNSVLWFFGDDVPYVPNKRAGGFCFGSKIAPIFYNTMEDAGALPIEFDVSNMHMGDVIDLYPHAGKVCKHGTDEVLTTFEMKTPVLLDEVRAGGRIPLIIGRGLTDKARAELGLPAFDLFKLPEAPAESTKGYTLAQKMVGKACGVAGVRPGTYCEPKMTTVGSQDTTGPMTRDELKDLACLGFSTDLVMQSFCHTAAYPKPVDVTTHHTLPDFMRNRGGVSLKPGDGIIHSWLNRMLLPDTVGTGGDSHTRFPIGISFPAGSGLIAFAAATGVMPLDMPESVLVRFKGKMQPGITLRDLVHSIPYYAIKAGLLTVEKKGKINAFSGRILEIEGLDNLTVEQAFELSDASAERSAAGCTIKLPEKAITEYLTSNITLLRWMIGEGYGDARTLERRAQAMEAWLAKPELLQADKDAEYAEVLEIDLAQITQPILCAPNDPDDARLLSSAEGQKIDEVFIGSCMTNIGHFRAAGKLLEQVNGALPTRLWLSPPTKMDAHQLTEEGYYGIYDKAGARMEMPGCSLCMGNQARVEPNSTVVSTSTRNFPNRLGDGANVYLASAELASVASILGRLPTVEEYMEYAGKIDSMAADVYRYLSFDQIAEFREVAANANIPVVQA
- a CDS encoding glutamine synthetase family protein; this encodes MDATCSDLLAEVRAFRQRYPEVRYVDLISLDIPGHFYGKRYPVDMLEKVAAGSALKLPQNCVLLGVQGGLFKIGDYCFNDGDPDALRRLVPGTLKPVTWEGQPLGQMLITSDGTDNPIVFEPRQVLAQVLDRLAGKGIHPVVAFELEFYLFDKKLRDGLPQFPRDGLTDDADDQPNMHIERLSRFAPVLDEMVEASRAQGIDSTVITAELGPGQFEINFGHLDDGLRAADWAALFCRSSRGVALKHGYRASFMAKPYLQHPGSGMHVHVSLYDAAGNNILAANEQRSLRHAVAGCLELLPHCMPVFAPNQNAYRRLGGTTNIATQASWGFEDRDACLRIPESDSKNLRIEHRLAGADANPYLVLAAILVGLEHGLDAGKEPILPLNEDRNSGVDFPKEMLEGVRAMQHQPQLREGLGAEFVNVYCENKRQDHLAFMQEISAREYRWYL
- a CDS encoding helix-turn-helix domain-containing protein; amino-acid sequence: MNKQEEIAALAILIHDLRKHKKYTLKELADKIGRSVGFLSQVERGLSRPTVADLTAISETLDVPTTYFYSLPKPKELPWVTRPDERRTLYFANGITDILVSPKIRASFSMLESHLEAGASSGDRHLTDSSEQGGYVLEGELTLWLGDDEDPVKLVAGDSFQFDSHTRCRYGNLTEHLTRVLWVYT
- a CDS encoding FAD-binding oxidoreductase, whose amino-acid sequence is MFQQSTQHVASYYAHSCADRLVNRPALRGEQDTDILIIGAGFSGLHTALRLALAGKRVTLLEASRVAWAASGRNGGQAILGWSCDMPPLEAALGYERARRLWDGMRWAAQELRELPARHGFDCDYRAGHLWTSVMPRRVGLLTEWQREASHKWGHHGLRFISREQLPQWIASERYQAGLYDPEGGHLNPLKLAIGLATAIEKAGGRIHEQSKALSYQEEGGRYRVNTEHGTIRADVLVLACNAYLDRLDPKLARCVLPVGTYQVATAPLSPEQATALLPSNVCVTDNQFVLDYFRRTPDNRLLFGGGCTYLGGMPKDIAGATRPFLERVFPQLKGVALEFAWGGHIDLTLKRTPDIGQSGNRYWMQGYSGHGVLPTLAAARAVSDAILGQDDELSLYQGLNNGSFPGGKYLAAPLEAIGKAWYRLRDSI